In Maridesulfovibrio sp., the following proteins share a genomic window:
- the budA gene encoding acetolactate decarboxylase, producing MKTTNKLYSVLLFLALACFCLPGFSRADGTIYQYSIIDSLLAGNYDGELSIASLKKHGDTGLGTFNRLDGEMIFIDGEVYKITSKGNAVKMKDTENTPFAETAFFNTDKIIKLDSADSLAELNKKISATIGSANLFYVIRIDGKFNKMRTRSIPAQTKPYLPLIDVVKKQSVFRFKDVEGSMIGIKSPDYVKGIGVPGFHWHFITKDRKAGGHVLDCFFTDMVAKVGSYNNFSLQLPETRSFLETAFDQDKEKELKAVEKDSKKK from the coding sequence ATGAAGACAACTAACAAGCTATATTCCGTACTACTTTTTCTTGCGCTTGCGTGCTTTTGCCTGCCGGGGTTTTCCAGAGCAGACGGTACTATTTATCAATACTCGATCATCGACTCTCTTCTTGCAGGGAATTATGATGGAGAATTGAGTATCGCCAGCTTAAAAAAGCACGGTGACACAGGTCTCGGAACTTTCAACCGACTCGACGGAGAGATGATATTCATTGACGGTGAAGTATATAAGATTACCTCCAAGGGGAATGCCGTCAAAATGAAGGACACCGAAAACACCCCCTTCGCCGAAACAGCATTTTTCAATACGGATAAAATTATAAAACTTGATTCTGCAGACTCACTGGCAGAACTGAACAAAAAAATTTCTGCAACCATAGGTTCCGCGAACCTTTTTTATGTGATCCGCATCGACGGTAAGTTCAACAAGATGAGGACCCGCAGCATTCCGGCACAGACTAAGCCGTACCTGCCACTAATAGATGTGGTTAAGAAGCAGAGTGTCTTCAGATTTAAAGATGTTGAAGGCTCTATGATCGGTATAAAAAGTCCGGATTATGTTAAGGGAATAGGCGTACCGGGCTTCCACTGGCATTTTATTACCAAAGACCGTAAAGCCGGTGGACATGTCCTTGACTGCTTTTTCACTGATATGGTTGCCAAAGTCGGGTCCTACAATAATTTTTCGCTACAGCTTCCGGAAACAAGAAGCTTTCTGGAAACAGCTTTTGATCAGGACAAAGAAAAAGAATTAAAAGCAGTGGAAAAAGATTCCAAGAAGAAGTAA
- a CDS encoding Hpt domain-containing protein — MGDRIVIQVDEDLEAIMPRYLEIRQKELIELEEAVEQKDFETIRLLGHRLKGTGASYGLDELTELGTLIEDTAIEKEMGDIPKHTSRIRYFLDHLDIEYVEEDD; from the coding sequence ATGGGTGATCGTATTGTGATCCAAGTTGACGAAGACCTGGAAGCCATCATGCCGCGCTACTTGGAGATAAGGCAGAAAGAACTTATTGAACTTGAGGAAGCTGTCGAGCAAAAAGATTTTGAGACAATACGCTTACTTGGTCACCGCCTGAAAGGGACCGGAGCTTCGTACGGGCTTGACGAACTAACCGAACTCGGAACTCTGATCGAAGACACTGCCATTGAAAAAGAAATGGGTGATATCCCTAAGCACACATCACGAATAAGATATTTTCTTGATCATCTCGATATTGAATATGTCGAAGAAGATGATTAA
- the uvrA gene encoding excinuclease ABC subunit UvrA, whose protein sequence is MNTKSIHIEGARQHNLKNLNLDIPRDQLVVVCGPSGSGKSTLSFDIVYAEGQRRYVESLSAYARQFLPQLDKPQVDKIEGLSPAISLEQQSTSRNPRSTVGTVTEIYDFLRVFFARLGKFHCPECGIPIEAQTSDQILERIMSFGEGTKFMLLAPMVDHQKGTHKDLFKKLKKEGFVRVCVNGQVYGIDDVPDLEKNKKHSIDLVVDRLVIKGDMKKRLGDSLELALRYGDESIVVSIIGGDDVYLSTMSTCPSCKISMPKLSPQLFSFNSPQGACTLCSGIGSVEYYEPELLAPNKGLSLKTGAVIPWKSPKMFERYEDDFRALGKKYGFKVDTPLSEFSEAAHKALFYGDKDLGWGGVVDLLEVGHNLGRIWRDELSRFRQSQPCPACEGARLRPESLAVKVEGVSIFDFCSMSIQRALDWLEGLEFSGHELLIAEPLLKELTHRLGFMVNVGLDYLNLGRNMATLSGGEAQRIRLAGQLGSGLVGVTYVLDEPSIGLHPRDNERLIKTLRSLQSRGNTVLVVEHDESTIRNADHVIEIGPGSGMLGGEIVFQGSVKKLLDESQTLTAKYLRGELALDKPEERRVPKDWIKMKGVKTNNLKNLDVDIPLGVLCCFTGVSGSGKSSLVVDSMYKHLALSRGVKVDQPGRISGIDGIEKIEKVISIDQSPIGRTPRSNPATYTKIFDEIRKIFCATKEAKKRGYKPGRFSFNVRGGRCEACRGDGQIRVEMHFLPDVYVTCEVCKGKRYNSQTLEVDYKGKNIAEVLDMTVRQSKAFFENHPTLKRRLEVLEQVGLEYLQLGQPATTLSGGEAQRIKISRELGKRSLPGTLYILDEPTTGLHMHEVGKLIKVLQQLVEKGATVIVIEHNTDVIRASDYVFDLGPGGGESGGQIVAKGTPEEIIANPNSVTGKFLI, encoded by the coding sequence ATGAACACAAAATCTATCCATATTGAAGGTGCGCGTCAGCACAACCTCAAAAATTTGAACCTTGATATTCCACGCGATCAGCTGGTTGTTGTCTGCGGTCCTTCGGGGTCCGGTAAATCCACCCTGTCTTTTGACATTGTCTATGCAGAAGGGCAGCGAAGATACGTGGAATCCCTTTCCGCTTACGCACGCCAGTTCCTGCCGCAGCTGGACAAACCGCAGGTCGATAAAATCGAGGGACTTTCCCCGGCCATTTCACTGGAACAGCAGTCCACTTCGCGTAACCCGCGTTCAACCGTTGGTACTGTCACCGAGATTTACGACTTTCTGCGTGTATTCTTTGCCAGACTGGGCAAATTCCACTGTCCTGAATGCGGCATTCCCATTGAGGCGCAGACTTCGGATCAGATTCTGGAGCGGATCATGTCCTTTGGTGAAGGCACCAAATTCATGTTGCTGGCCCCCATGGTGGACCATCAGAAAGGCACGCATAAGGATTTGTTCAAAAAGCTGAAAAAAGAAGGCTTTGTGCGTGTGTGCGTGAATGGTCAGGTGTACGGCATTGACGATGTTCCGGACCTTGAAAAAAACAAGAAGCATAGCATTGATCTGGTCGTGGACCGTCTGGTGATCAAAGGTGATATGAAAAAGCGTCTGGGCGATTCATTGGAACTGGCCCTGCGCTACGGAGATGAGTCCATCGTGGTATCCATTATAGGTGGCGACGATGTGTATCTTTCGACCATGTCCACCTGTCCTTCCTGTAAGATCAGTATGCCCAAGCTTTCTCCGCAGCTGTTTTCATTCAACAGCCCTCAGGGAGCCTGTACTCTCTGTTCCGGTATTGGAAGTGTCGAGTATTATGAGCCGGAACTGCTGGCCCCCAACAAAGGGCTTTCTTTGAAAACAGGTGCGGTCATCCCGTGGAAATCCCCGAAGATGTTCGAAAGATACGAAGATGATTTCCGCGCTCTGGGTAAGAAGTACGGCTTTAAAGTTGACACCCCGCTCAGCGAATTTTCAGAGGCCGCTCACAAGGCGCTGTTCTATGGTGATAAAGATCTCGGCTGGGGAGGCGTGGTTGATCTGCTTGAAGTAGGACATAATCTTGGACGTATCTGGCGCGATGAGCTTTCCCGGTTCAGACAGTCACAGCCTTGCCCCGCCTGTGAAGGCGCGAGGCTGCGCCCGGAATCTCTCGCTGTTAAGGTTGAGGGAGTATCTATTTTTGATTTTTGCTCCATGTCAATTCAACGGGCGTTGGATTGGCTGGAAGGACTGGAATTTTCCGGTCATGAATTGCTTATCGCCGAACCGCTGCTAAAGGAACTTACCCACCGTTTGGGATTCATGGTCAACGTCGGCCTTGATTATCTGAACCTTGGCAGGAATATGGCGACTCTTTCCGGAGGTGAAGCGCAGCGCATCAGGCTTGCCGGTCAGTTGGGTTCGGGACTGGTGGGCGTTACCTACGTTCTGGATGAGCCTTCCATCGGGCTGCATCCCCGCGACAACGAACGGCTGATTAAAACCCTGCGCTCCCTGCAGTCACGCGGTAACACCGTGCTGGTGGTGGAGCATGATGAATCCACCATCCGTAACGCCGACCATGTAATTGAAATTGGTCCCGGTTCCGGGATGCTTGGAGGGGAGATAGTTTTTCAGGGCAGCGTGAAAAAACTGCTCGATGAATCCCAGACCCTGACGGCTAAATATCTGCGCGGTGAGCTTGCTCTCGATAAGCCCGAAGAGCGGCGTGTTCCCAAAGACTGGATCAAGATGAAAGGTGTGAAGACCAACAACCTTAAAAATCTTGATGTGGATATTCCGCTGGGGGTTCTTTGTTGTTTCACCGGTGTTTCCGGTTCCGGCAAAAGCTCTTTGGTGGTGGATTCCATGTACAAGCACCTCGCTTTGTCGCGTGGGGTGAAAGTGGATCAGCCGGGGCGTATTTCCGGTATTGACGGCATTGAGAAGATTGAAAAGGTCATCTCTATTGACCAGTCGCCCATCGGAAGGACGCCGAGGTCAAACCCGGCCACCTACACCAAGATTTTTGATGAAATCCGCAAGATCTTTTGCGCGACCAAAGAGGCCAAGAAGCGCGGTTATAAACCGGGACGATTCAGCTTCAACGTGCGCGGAGGACGCTGTGAAGCCTGTCGCGGTGACGGGCAGATCAGGGTTGAAATGCATTTTCTGCCTGATGTGTATGTGACTTGTGAAGTCTGCAAGGGAAAACGGTATAACAGCCAGACTCTGGAAGTTGATTACAAAGGCAAGAATATCGCGGAAGTGCTGGATATGACAGTGCGTCAGTCCAAGGCTTTTTTCGAAAATCATCCGACTCTTAAACGCAGATTGGAAGTGTTGGAGCAAGTCGGGCTTGAGTACCTGCAACTCGGCCAGCCTGCGACCACTTTGTCTGGAGGGGAAGCGCAGCGGATCAAGATTTCCCGTGAACTTGGTAAGCGCAGCCTGCCAGGAACCCTGTATATACTTGATGAACCTACCACCGGACTGCATATGCATGAGGTGGGCAAGCTGATCAAGGTCTTGCAGCAGTTGGTTGAAAAAGGGGCGACGGTCATCGTCATTGAGCACAATACAGATGTGATTCGTGCTTCGGACTATGTTTTTGATCTTGGTCCCGGAGGCGGGGAATCGGGCGGTCAGATTGTGGCGAAGGGAACGCCGGAAGAAATTATTGCCAACCCGAATTCTGTTACCGGTAAGTTTTTGATTTAA
- a CDS encoding HD domain-containing phosphohydrolase — MKGLTELLTCIQDISGGNYSNDIMQLTTDDYDPYVRELAESVGLMMVRIEAREFALEQANEELKCNIVATIKAVARGLSLRDPYTRGHAERVGNYCERLARRMELSEDEIWTMHVAGTLHDIGKIGFSDRLIENVDTKVDAEMLCEIRHHPEWGFRMLRGLEFLGPALQYVRSHHERLDGTGYPNGLKGDEITTGSRILSIADVFDAITTTRTYQQAMDLDKAFSILRNLAGPSLDPELVELFITEIKEHGLEEVEDNFSTCAMLESIVSETEIKK, encoded by the coding sequence ATGAAAGGACTTACCGAACTGCTGACCTGCATCCAGGACATTTCCGGCGGCAATTATTCCAATGACATTATGCAATTGACTACTGATGATTATGATCCTTATGTGCGGGAATTGGCTGAATCCGTGGGGCTGATGATGGTCCGCATCGAGGCTCGTGAGTTTGCGCTGGAGCAGGCCAACGAAGAATTGAAATGTAATATTGTGGCGACCATCAAGGCCGTGGCCCGTGGCTTAAGTCTGCGTGACCCGTATACCCGCGGACATGCGGAGCGGGTGGGGAATTATTGTGAGCGGCTGGCCCGTAGGATGGAACTTTCCGAAGATGAAATCTGGACCATGCATGTGGCCGGAACTTTGCACGATATCGGCAAAATCGGTTTCAGTGACCGCCTGATAGAGAATGTGGACACCAAGGTTGATGCGGAGATGCTCTGCGAAATCAGGCATCACCCGGAATGGGGCTTCAGGATGCTGCGCGGGCTTGAGTTCCTCGGTCCTGCTTTGCAGTATGTGCGGTCGCACCATGAGCGGCTGGACGGTACCGGATACCCCAACGGGTTGAAAGGGGATGAGATCACAACCGGATCACGTATCCTATCCATTGCCGATGTCTTTGATGCGATAACCACAACCCGGACTTATCAGCAGGCCATGGACCTAGATAAAGCTTTCTCAATCCTCCGCAATCTGGCCGGACCATCCCTTGATCCTGAACTTGTGGAATTGTTTATTACTGAGATTAAAGAGCACGGCCTCGAAGAGGTGGAAGATAATTTTTCAACTTGCGCTATGCTTGAAAGTATTGTTTCCGAAACCGAAATAAAAAAATAA
- the folD gene encoding bifunctional methylenetetrahydrofolate dehydrogenase/methenyltetrahydrofolate cyclohydrolase FolD: MQILNGKETALTIREELKVEIDGLKEKYGRAPGLAVILVGEDPASQVYVRNKEIACEKAGIVSTAHRIDASVSQEELEGLIKKLNDDDTIDGILLQLPLPKGLDSQRCLELIDPGKDVDGFHPMNVGKLMLGLPGFRSCTPAGIITLLERYNLPTSGKKAVVVGRSNIVGKPLAMMLMQYGDFANATVTVCHSRTDNLAEEVKAADFVFAAIGIPKFIKKEMVKDGAVVIDVGINRTDEGLVGDCDYAALEDVASAMTPVPGGVGPMTIAQLLINTVQAYKEHVGA; the protein is encoded by the coding sequence ATGCAGATTTTGAATGGTAAAGAAACAGCCCTTACTATTCGTGAAGAGCTGAAAGTAGAGATAGACGGACTTAAAGAAAAATACGGCCGCGCACCCGGTCTGGCCGTTATTCTTGTCGGTGAAGATCCGGCATCACAGGTCTACGTGCGCAACAAGGAAATCGCCTGCGAAAAAGCGGGGATTGTTTCCACTGCGCACCGTATAGACGCGTCTGTTTCTCAGGAAGAGCTTGAAGGACTGATCAAGAAATTGAATGACGATGACACCATCGACGGTATCCTTTTACAGCTTCCCCTGCCCAAAGGTCTGGACAGCCAGCGTTGTCTTGAACTCATCGATCCCGGCAAGGATGTCGACGGTTTCCATCCCATGAACGTAGGCAAGCTTATGCTGGGCCTGCCCGGTTTCCGTTCCTGTACTCCCGCAGGTATCATCACTCTGCTGGAACGCTACAATCTGCCCACTTCCGGCAAGAAAGCCGTAGTTGTCGGCCGCTCCAATATCGTTGGTAAGCCGCTGGCCATGATGCTCATGCAGTACGGTGATTTTGCTAATGCGACCGTAACCGTCTGTCATTCCCGCACCGACAACCTAGCTGAGGAAGTCAAAGCCGCGGATTTCGTTTTCGCCGCCATCGGCATCCCCAAATTCATCAAGAAAGAAATGGTCAAGGACGGTGCAGTAGTTATAGACGTAGGCATCAACCGCACTGATGAAGGTCTGGTCGGTGACTGCGATTACGCCGCGCTTGAAGACGTAGCTTCCGCCATGACCCCCGTTCCCGGCGGAGTAGGTCCCATGACCATCGCCCAGCTGCTGATCAATACCGTACAGGCTTATAAGGAGCATGTCGGGGCTTAA
- the eno gene encoding phosphopyruvate hydratase — protein MSTIVAVWAREILDSRGNPTVEVEVVLESGATGRAAVPSGASTGTREALELRDGDKDRYMGKGVQVAVANIREEIAEALVGQDALRQVTIDNLLIELDGTENKDRLGANAMLGVSLAVARAGANLLGIPLYQYLGGVNGKLLPVPMMNIINGGEHAPNNLDIQEFMIMPIGAETFAEALRMGSEIFHTLKGLLAADGHNTAVGDEGGFAPNLESHAQAFEYIMKAIEKAGYRPGADVALAIDAAASEFYKDGKYVLAGEGKELDAQGMIDFYSDFVERFPLISIEDGLAEGDWDGWEKLTEELGEKIQLVGDDLFVTNPEILAEGIERGVCNSILIKLNQIGTLTETLDTMELAKTAGYTNVVSHRSGETSDHFIADLAVGLNAGQIKTGSLCRSDRLAKYNQLLRIEEDLEDDGIYYGPALKEAFFGEE, from the coding sequence ATGAGTACTATCGTAGCAGTCTGGGCGAGAGAAATTCTCGATTCCAGAGGTAACCCCACCGTAGAAGTAGAAGTAGTTCTTGAATCCGGAGCAACCGGCCGTGCCGCAGTTCCTTCCGGCGCATCCACAGGAACACGTGAAGCCCTTGAACTTCGTGACGGTGACAAAGACCGTTACATGGGTAAAGGTGTTCAGGTTGCAGTTGCCAATATTCGTGAAGAAATTGCCGAAGCTCTTGTCGGTCAGGATGCTCTGCGTCAGGTTACCATTGATAACCTGCTCATCGAACTGGACGGAACTGAAAACAAAGACCGCCTCGGTGCCAACGCAATGCTGGGCGTATCCCTCGCAGTTGCCCGTGCCGGTGCCAACCTGCTCGGTATTCCCCTTTACCAGTACCTTGGCGGCGTAAACGGCAAGCTCCTGCCCGTGCCCATGATGAACATCATCAACGGTGGCGAGCACGCACCTAACAACCTCGATATTCAGGAATTCATGATCATGCCTATCGGTGCTGAGACTTTTGCTGAAGCACTGCGCATGGGTTCTGAAATTTTCCACACTCTTAAAGGTCTGCTGGCTGCTGACGGCCATAATACCGCAGTTGGTGACGAAGGTGGTTTCGCTCCTAACCTCGAGTCACACGCACAGGCTTTCGAATACATCATGAAAGCTATTGAAAAAGCAGGCTACCGCCCCGGTGCTGACGTAGCTCTCGCTATAGATGCTGCTGCATCAGAATTCTACAAAGACGGCAAGTATGTTCTCGCCGGCGAAGGTAAGGAATTAGACGCTCAGGGCATGATTGATTTCTACTCTGATTTCGTAGAACGCTTCCCGCTGATCTCCATTGAAGACGGTTTGGCAGAAGGCGACTGGGACGGCTGGGAAAAACTGACTGAAGAGCTTGGTGAGAAAATCCAGCTTGTCGGTGACGACCTGTTCGTAACCAACCCCGAAATCCTTGCTGAAGGCATCGAGCGCGGCGTATGCAACTCTATCCTGATCAAGCTGAACCAGATCGGTACCCTCACCGAAACCCTCGACACCATGGAACTTGCCAAGACCGCAGGTTACACCAATGTCGTTTCCCACCGTTCAGGTGAAACCAGCGATCACTTCATCGCTGACCTTGCAGTCGGTCTGAACGCCGGCCAGATCAAGACCGGCTCCCTGTGCCGTTCCGACCGTCTTGCCAAGTACAACCAGCTGCTGCGTATTGAAGAAGATCTCGAAGATGATGGAATCTACTACGGTCCCGCTCTTAAAGAAGCTTTCTTCGGCGAAGAGTAG
- a CDS encoding type III pantothenate kinase, whose protein sequence is MSSETILLFDVGNTNTKIGFSTRDKIGPSFTLPTDPGGTADSWGLKLLEICRVAGFSNEDIIGGAVSSVVPPMNPILKRAVERFFPCELRFAPESIPLSLNNRYERPWEVGADRLVTAYAARQISDTDNIIVVDFGTATTFDCVVGNDYMGGLICPGVLSSTKALASGTAKLPHISLEIESDTIRPGKSTADSLNQGLIFGFAAMVEGLSERLGKTLGGEVELIATGGFASKIAEVCRAIDHVEPTLLLDGLRMAWFGSEK, encoded by the coding sequence TTGAGTTCGGAAACTATTTTACTTTTTGATGTGGGGAATACCAATACAAAAATCGGTTTCTCCACCCGTGATAAGATCGGTCCATCATTCACCCTGCCCACCGACCCCGGCGGCACAGCGGACTCATGGGGGCTAAAGCTCCTTGAAATATGCCGCGTAGCCGGCTTTTCCAATGAAGACATCATCGGCGGAGCCGTATCCTCGGTTGTTCCGCCCATGAATCCGATTCTTAAGCGGGCAGTGGAAAGGTTTTTCCCCTGTGAGCTGCGTTTTGCGCCCGAATCCATTCCCCTGTCCCTTAACAACAGGTATGAAAGGCCATGGGAAGTCGGGGCGGACAGGCTGGTTACCGCATATGCCGCCCGCCAGATCAGCGACACTGATAATATTATTGTTGTTGATTTCGGAACAGCCACAACTTTTGATTGCGTGGTGGGCAATGATTACATGGGCGGCTTGATCTGCCCCGGTGTGTTGTCTTCTACAAAGGCTCTGGCTTCCGGTACCGCGAAGCTTCCGCATATTTCTTTAGAGATCGAGTCCGATACCATCAGGCCGGGCAAAAGTACCGCGGATAGCCTTAATCAGGGGCTTATTTTCGGTTTTGCAGCAATGGTTGAAGGCTTGAGCGAACGTTTGGGCAAGACTCTCGGCGGGGAGGTCGAGCTCATTGCAACCGGAGGTTTTGCCTCCAAGATTGCTGAAGTCTGCCGGGCCATTGACCATGTAGAGCCGACCCTGCTTCTGGACGGGTTGCGTATGGCTTGGTTTGGCAGTGAAAAATAG
- a CDS encoding MerR family transcriptional regulator, translating into MPDKKLLSIAEISRLLEVPESTLHYWKNRFAQYLPSTGRNRQKRFKSEAVEIFKIISSMLKQGHTAEDVMAELSRKYPVNASIDTHELQPDAGPVQIQQANLEPAIQLAAAMGTEIAKSINEGLKGMLSCMPSGAISHDVKACMDKATADLSVQGENIEILKNENTQLKEKLSIMEAELVRLRKDRREMEKFLLDKLKKITT; encoded by the coding sequence GTGCCAGATAAAAAACTTCTCTCCATTGCGGAGATTTCACGCCTGCTGGAAGTCCCCGAATCCACCCTCCACTACTGGAAAAACCGTTTTGCACAATACCTTCCAAGTACAGGCCGCAACAGGCAGAAAAGGTTCAAATCCGAAGCAGTTGAAATTTTTAAAATTATTTCGTCCATGCTCAAGCAGGGACACACCGCTGAAGATGTTATGGCCGAACTTTCCCGTAAATACCCTGTCAACGCCAGTATTGATACCCATGAATTGCAACCAGATGCTGGTCCGGTCCAAATTCAGCAGGCTAATCTTGAGCCTGCTATCCAGCTGGCTGCCGCCATGGGAACGGAAATTGCCAAATCCATTAATGAAGGGCTTAAAGGAATGCTATCCTGCATGCCAAGCGGAGCCATATCCCACGATGTCAAAGCCTGTATGGATAAAGCCACTGCGGACCTCAGTGTTCAGGGCGAAAATATAGAAATATTAAAAAATGAAAATACGCAGTTGAAAGAAAAACTATCCATAATGGAAGCGGAGCTTGTCCGTTTACGCAAGGACCGCCGGGAAATGGAAAAATTCCTTCTTGACAAGCTGAAAAAGATCACTACTTAA
- the htpG gene encoding molecular chaperone HtpG, which yields MTAQTEKFEFKAEVNQLLDILVHSLYTNREIFLRELVSNASDALDKMRFAINSNPDLDDEVEPEILIAYDEEKKIVTVTDTGIGMTREEVMANIGTIAHSGSAQFVKQAAESKESLDSLIGRFGVGFYSIFMVSDHVVVRTKSYQKDAPAIQWVSDGKNAYELTEIEAEMDHGTTIEIHLNDENVERFGSEDRLKDIVKRHSNFVSFPIMIGGERVNTVTALWREPKFQIKQEQYDEFYKFLTYDVQPPIDTLHFSVDAPVQFNSLLFIPEKDLDIFGMDRDNWGLDLYVRRVLIEKQNKNLLPEYLSFIKGVVDTEDLPLNISRETLQDNLLIGKISATLTKQVLGQLEKLAKDDEEKYAKFWKAHAKIFKAGHMDFVNRDKYAKLLRFDSSKAGDKTLVSFADYIERAKEDQKEIYYSFVASREAANLNPHLEIFRNKDIEVLYLYEPIDEFVMESIREHEGFNFVAAEYADLEKLDKFESAKKEDVPEPLSEEQEKDMDGLIAKMKEVLGEQVAEVKVSERLTDSPCRLVNPDGAMTSSMEKLMKAMNKDSSIPTKTMEINADHPLLRSMLEIYKANPEDEFISLSANQLLESALLLEGYLNDPHALVGRIQSLLTKAGGWYAELEKKG from the coding sequence ATGACTGCACAGACAGAAAAGTTCGAATTCAAGGCTGAGGTAAACCAGCTGCTGGATATTCTGGTCCACTCTCTCTACACCAACCGTGAAATTTTCCTGCGCGAGCTGGTTTCCAACGCATCTGACGCTCTTGATAAAATGCGTTTCGCCATCAACAGCAACCCTGACCTGGATGATGAAGTTGAACCTGAAATTCTCATCGCTTATGATGAAGAAAAGAAAATCGTTACCGTAACTGATACCGGTATCGGCATGACCCGTGAAGAAGTTATGGCCAATATCGGAACCATCGCCCATTCCGGTTCCGCGCAGTTCGTCAAGCAGGCTGCTGAATCCAAAGAAAGCCTCGATTCTCTGATCGGCCGCTTCGGTGTCGGTTTTTACTCCATCTTCATGGTATCCGATCACGTTGTTGTCCGTACCAAATCCTACCAGAAGGATGCACCCGCGATCCAGTGGGTTTCCGATGGTAAGAACGCTTACGAACTGACTGAAATCGAAGCAGAAATGGATCACGGAACCACCATTGAAATCCATCTTAATGACGAAAACGTTGAGCGTTTCGGTTCCGAAGACAGGCTTAAGGATATTGTCAAACGGCACTCAAACTTCGTATCTTTCCCGATCATGATCGGCGGCGAGAGGGTCAACACCGTCACTGCTCTCTGGCGTGAACCCAAATTCCAGATCAAACAGGAACAGTACGACGAATTTTACAAATTCCTGACCTACGACGTACAGCCGCCTATCGATACCCTGCATTTCTCCGTCGATGCTCCGGTACAGTTCAACTCCCTGCTCTTCATCCCGGAAAAAGACCTCGATATATTCGGCATGGACCGCGACAACTGGGGACTTGATCTCTACGTACGCCGCGTACTCATTGAAAAGCAGAACAAGAACCTGCTCCCCGAATACCTGAGCTTCATCAAAGGTGTGGTCGACACTGAGGACCTGCCCCTGAATATCTCCCGCGAAACTCTTCAGGACAACCTGCTTATCGGCAAGATCAGCGCAACCCTGACCAAGCAGGTTCTGGGTCAGCTGGAAAAGCTTGCTAAAGACGACGAAGAGAAATACGCCAAGTTCTGGAAAGCTCACGCCAAAATCTTCAAAGCCGGCCATATGGACTTTGTCAACCGCGACAAATACGCAAAGCTGCTGCGCTTTGATTCTTCCAAAGCGGGAGACAAAACTCTGGTATCCTTCGCCGATTACATCGAACGCGCCAAAGAAGACCAGAAAGAAATCTACTATTCCTTTGTTGCCAGCCGCGAGGCAGCGAACCTCAACCCGCACCTCGAAATATTCCGCAACAAGGACATCGAAGTGCTCTACCTTTACGAACCTATTGATGAATTTGTCATGGAATCCATCCGTGAACACGAAGGATTCAACTTCGTAGCTGCTGAGTACGCCGACCTTGAAAAGCTGGATAAATTTGAATCCGCTAAAAAAGAAGATGTGCCGGAGCCGCTTTCCGAAGAACAGGAAAAAGACATGGACGGCCTCATTGCCAAAATGAAGGAAGTTCTTGGAGAACAGGTTGCAGAAGTAAAAGTTTCCGAGCGCCTCACCGATTCTCCCTGCCGTCTGGTCAACCCGGACGGTGCAATGACTTCATCCATGGAAAAACTGATGAAGGCCATGAACAAGGACAGCTCCATTCCTACCAAGACCATGGAGATCAACGCAGACCATCCGCTGCTGCGTTCCATGCTGGAGATATACAAAGCAAACCCGGAAGACGAGTTCATATCCCTCTCCGCAAACCAGCTCCTTGAATCCGCCCTGCTGCTGGAAGGCTATCTCAACGATCCTCACGCTCTTGTGGGCCGTATACAGAGCCTGCTGACTAAAGCCGGCGGCTGGTATGCAGAACTCGAGAAGAAAGGCTAG
- a CDS encoding Hpt domain-containing protein: MTINKHKQPDHFDLESAMVRFAQDYELLDEAIAIFKEEAPKHLTAIKRCLGQNKFTEASTHAHTLKSECAAVGAAKAQAISSTMEKTTAAGNFKQALDILPELEQRVAEAVMTLPESTEFMVKPPTSLFQK, encoded by the coding sequence ATGACAATTAATAAACATAAACAACCTGACCATTTCGATCTGGAAAGTGCTATGGTGAGATTCGCACAGGACTATGAACTGCTGGATGAAGCCATCGCTATTTTTAAAGAGGAAGCGCCAAAGCATCTTACAGCTATCAAAAGATGTCTTGGGCAAAACAAATTCACGGAAGCGTCAACTCATGCCCATACTCTGAAAAGCGAATGCGCAGCGGTAGGCGCAGCCAAAGCGCAGGCAATAAGTTCAACCATGGAAAAAACAACAGCAGCGGGGAATTTCAAACAGGCACTGGATATTTTGCCTGAACTTGAACAAAGGGTGGCAGAAGCCGTCATGACTCTACCGGAATCAACAGAATTCATGGTCAAACCACCCACAAGCTTATTTCAGAAGTAA